The following are encoded in a window of Procambarus clarkii isolate CNS0578487 chromosome 33, FALCON_Pclarkii_2.0, whole genome shotgun sequence genomic DNA:
- the LOC138370722 gene encoding piggyBac transposable element-derived protein 4-like — MDRGKGQSTSTPKKDSQSTKEDKLNAEGEERQSDFSSDNEGTATSDEFDESSSEESSEGSEDEAVDVGRPKAPIWRRAGRLQQPNPDEAWSTDNTPPIVGSFTATPGLIVPVPITALQFVQLFLTRALIEYITVETNRYARQFIQNSSRRTMRLWKEVSAKEMARYLALSILMGIARLPTMRMYWQTTRLWHMRTFNVFMTAKRYQHIAQFYHTYNQLAIPPNNKNRMIKLSTIITYFTNKFGSYYVPNQALSLDEGTMSWRGRLSFKVYNPNKPDKYGVKLYMLAEAGTGYIIDFEGYSGIAINGLTYCN, encoded by the exons ATGGATCGTGGTAAAGGACAGAGCACCTCTACCCCCAAGAAGGATAGTCAAAGCACCAAGGAAGATAAGTTGA ATGCTGAAGGGGAAGAGCGTCAGAGTGATTTTAGTAGTGATAATGAGGGGACAGCGACGTCTGATGAGTTTGATGAATCATCGAGTGAGGAGAGTAGCGAGGGGAGTGAGGATGAGGCGGTGGATGTGGGCCGCCCCAAGGCACCCATATGGAGGCGTGCAGGACGTCTTCAACAGCCTAATCCCGATGAAGCCTGGTCAACTGACAATACACCACCAATTGTAGGCAGTTTCACTGCCACACCAGGCCTAATTGTCCCAGTGCCAATAACCGCCCTGCAATTTGTTCAATTATTTCTGACCCGTGCCCTAATTGAGTACATCACAGTGGAAACTAACAGGTATGCCAGGCAATTTATTCAGAATTCTTCCAGGCGCACTATGAGGTTGTGGAAGGAGGTATCTGCGAAGGAAATGGCAAGATATTTGGCTTTATCAATCTTGATGGGTATTGCACGACTCCCAACAATGAGAATGTACTGGCAAACAACCCGGTTGTGGCATATGAGGACCTTCAATGTCTTCATGACTGCAAAACGATACCAACATATTGCCCAGTTTTATCATACTTATAACCAGCTTGCAATTCCACCCAACAACAAGAACCGCATGATAAAACTCAGCACCATCATTACTTATTTTACCAACAAATTTGGCTCATACTACGTCCCCAATCAAGCACTCAGTTTGGATGAAGGTACAATGTCGTGGCGTGGTCGTTTATCCTTCAAGGTTTACAACCCCAATAAGCCTGATAAGTATGGGGTAAAGTTGTACATGCTTGCTGAGGCAGGGACTGGTTATATTATTGATTTCGAGGGTTATTCGGGAATAGCAATTAACGGATTAACATATTGCAACTAA